ATCGCGCGGATGCATCGGTGACTGAATGCTCTCCGAAACATGATGGGATGTATTTAGAGCTTAATGTACCCAGATGGCAAAAACTTGAACGACGTCGTTCGCCCAGAGTTCGAACAGCGATGCCTATCATAATTGTATCTACCGAGGAATTGGAATCCGCATCCAGATTCACGAAAAGCAGTGGAATGATTGTTGACATCGGTATCACTGGAGCGAGGTTCCTTACGGAGATCCAATTGGGTTTGAACTGGCTCGTCCATGTCGAAGGCACCTTGCCCAACCAACGCCCGTTTCGCGCTCTTGCAGAGGTAGTGCGTTTAGGCGACATCAAATGCGAAAATAAGTATGAATACGCGCTCAACTTTGTTGAACTGTTGGGCGACACAAAAGATGCGCTAAAACTCTTTTTAAGAGCGGAGGCCAGAGAAGGGGCATAAAATGTCGGTATTAGAAGGTGTTTTCACTGCGATCGTCACTCCGTTTCTACCTACAGGAGAAATTGACGAAGCATCATTTGCACGCCTATTGGCGTTTCAAGAAGCAGGCGGAGTTTCCGGTGTAGTCGTTAGCGGAACCTATGGCGAGGGCGGCTCGATCTCTACGGAGGAAAGAAAACGCCTTTTCGAGCTAGCGGCTCAACAAAGAGGCAAACTTAAATTAATTGCAGGCTCCGGGTGCTCCAATTTCGCCGAAACCGTCCACTTAACCCGTTTTGCAAGCAAACTTGGCTTTGATGCAGCTTTGGTAATCCCACCCTACTTCTTCAAAAACGTCCCCGACGTGGGGGTTGCCGCCTATTATGCGAAGCTATTCGATGTGACCGAACTGCCCGTATTACTCTATAACATCCCCGGCATCTCATGCGTGCCCATCACTGAGGGGGTTGTTCGGCCATTGCTCGAATATCCAAACCTATTAGGCATAAAAGACAGCACCGGACAGATTGAGTTTGCGCAGCTATATCGACAGAAATTCCCAGAGTTAGCCTGGTTTGTCGGCAACGATTATTTCCATTCTGAAGCCTATCGAATGGGCGCTGTAGGCGCAATTTCCGGCCCCTCTAACACCTATC
This bacterium DNA region includes the following protein-coding sequences:
- a CDS encoding PilZ domain-containing protein — translated: MKVYLQEGDNLLVAASGQNSSTFTAVGRIERLEPFIVRILTPPNNGVPKFTNGFPLVLLAQRKSVNYRADASVTECSPKHDGMYLELNVPRWQKLERRRSPRVRTAMPIIIVSTEELESASRFTKSSGMIVDIGITGARFLTEIQLGLNWLVHVEGTLPNQRPFRALAEVVRLGDIKCENKYEYALNFVELLGDTKDALKLFLRAEAREGA
- a CDS encoding dihydrodipicolinate synthase family protein; translation: MSVLEGVFTAIVTPFLPTGEIDEASFARLLAFQEAGGVSGVVVSGTYGEGGSISTEERKRLFELAAQQRGKLKLIAGSGCSNFAETVHLTRFASKLGFDAALVIPPYFFKNVPDVGVAAYYAKLFDVTELPVLLYNIPGISCVPITEGVVRPLLEYPNLLGIKDSTGQIEFAQLYRQKFPELAWFVGNDYFHSEAYRMGAVGAISGPSNTYPELVTGIWRAHKMGGDLDTAQIRLDQFLRVLDEYPVPAGVKALLEARGIPSGSVRLPLLDLSEADRKRIIMQIQALGLPLEAL